tagtaTACATATAGTATTTATAATTATTCTAGAAAATATTTAGTAACTACTGTGAATCTAAAGGTTGggggtgaagaaaaaaaacacatatggaATGATATAGTACTGTAAGATTGAATTCGTACCTGTGCTGCACTGAGAAGACGTGACCGATATATACCAAGAACCTGCCTGTAATGTCTTTCGGAGTtctattgagagagagaaagcaagaaaatgtaaggatgtttttaataaaacaataagcTTTTCCTAAATACTTTCAGCAGAAAATCACAGATAAGGCAAGAAAGCTTGACCTTGGCACAAGTACACATAGGAGTGTTTGTGAAGATATAGAGCCAGTGAGGTTCTGTTAGTTACAGGGTTGAAACAAGGAAGAAACCCCACTAATGTCTGTTTGACAAATACgacaaacaaaataagaatGGGATTTTAGTGGGATCTCTGCCTGGACATCACAATTGTGATGTttagaaaaaatgtaaacttcTTAAAACCTCTTGCTTCTTAGTATAAGAAAACAAGCATTCGAACATGACATTAACAGGAGACAAAGTCAAGTTCTTCCTTGTatcataataagaaataaagatcCAGTGTAAGGAAGTAAGTGCAAGACGACATTTAAGTGGCTGAGTTTTGTCAGTCGTTTCATCTCAATAAGCACTTGAAAATGTAATTCAGTTCAAGGCATCTCAATTCTCAACAATATGCAGCAATATCAAGGTAAAAACACCAGCATGTGggtaaaataacaaaatgctTGTTAGGTAAGAATTTGTGTGCCATTAGTGAGGGTCTCTCTAGACATCAGGCTCATGTGTACATGTGGGTGTGAGGTGGCTTCCATTTTCTGCCACTTGAATGAATATAAGCCACTGTTGAAACACTgctatttagcagacacccttatctagagtgacattcagtttttattttccaatttatacaactgagcaattagggttaagggccttgctcaggggcccagcagtgtcagaTTGATgggcctgggattcaaacccatgacctaccgatcagtagtccaacacattagccattaggctaccacatcccccaggTCATTCCCATCAttgtaaagcaaaataaaagatGTACTGGCATGCAGCAACAAAATGCATATGTGTATTAAAATGATTTCCTATTAAAATAATGGTTTGTGTTGAGAGCGTAATGATTTTGATTGACAGATTATGTAAAAATTTGAAGCAATGATCTGACTTTTAGTGTCTTGTATTGGAAAGGTCAAACAATTTTCAAtcctgtaagaaattacaggtTGTATGCACCCAGATTCCACTCCAATGTACACGTCAGAAAGTGCTCATTAATAACAAAAAGGCTTAAGTATCATAAAGTAATACATTCAgaactctaaataaataaacttgattaaattGTGGGTAAGGGAGCGGCAGCAGGATATGAAGGACCGCTAATAAACAAAGGGTCTATGTGACCGCTTATCATTACGTACCATTACCATTTAAAGTACCATTTAAATTTGGGCGATAACAACTGTACAAAATCAAgccaaggtgtacgtgaccatgattaacatttaaagacatctggctagaTAACAATGTGTatcccagccatttgggagacactcagttcttgcgctcaatacacatttaaatcgaaacctcatttaaactacaaagaggaaaaacagtATAACATGCCTAAGCAGGATTTGTCGTGTGTTCTTACTGAATCCGATGTacccaaagtacttcatgtattttgtcaccgCTACGCTGGTataaacttcttcttcttcattaagatctttgccctcatcattttattttcctacatttattttcttacaatCCAAAGAATCAGACCATTcattagtaaacactacagaaagTGTGTAAATGAAATATTGTGGATGAAATTCAAACAATCAAAGCAGTATTAGTGCCTGTATGTGCTGAGAACTGAGCAGCAGAGAGGTTTTTTTAACTACCTGGATTGCAAGGGAAGGTGACTGACCTCTAGCTGTTGCTGTAGGCTGTTAATATGTGCCTGCAGGATGGTGCAGTCTGAGTGCACAAGGTTACAGACACTGCTGGGAGTTGATGAGCTGTTCTGAGCTGCCCTCTGGCCTTCTGTCTCCACTATTATATCTGAATCCTGAAATGGAAAAAACAGttcgagagagaaaaaaaaatttgtaggGCTCAGAAATACTGCTATAGctattacaaatatacacacactgaccactATAATAGGAACACCTTTACAGACTGCCCCagtctaatcagccaatcatgtggcagcagtgtgATGCatgaaatcatgcagatacagttcAAGAGTTTACTGTACACATCAAACCTTAGAAGGAAGAAAAGCGTCTAATTGTTTGTCTGATTGTCTGGTTTCTGCTCTATTGGGATTTGGATATATTGGGACAACAGATAGTGAGCAACAGTTCTGGGGGTGGAAACACCCTTGTTAACAAGTGGTCAGAGGAACAATAGCCAGACAGATCTGAGCTTACAGGTagtctatagtaactcaaatttgcactctttacaaccgtgaagaagaagcagaagaacaTCTCAGAATTCACATCAAAACTTGATGCAGATACGCTTCATTAGCAAGACCATTCCTGTCAGACAGGAAAAAAGAATCTGAGAATTGTTCtgtttgggtgagtctgtgtcCATGATGGCCTCAGATTGTCTTTGTTGGCTGAAAGAACTGGAACCTGATGTGTATATCACCTCAAGGTTCGATGTTTTGTGTATGCTGAGATGCTTCTTCTCACCATGTAAAGAGTATTATATTGGTATTATAGGACTATATATTTACTGGCAGCTGGAACAAATCTGGCCCATTTTTCTCTGACAGAAGACGTTCTTATCAACAAGACGTTTCCACCCTCAGAGCTACTACTCATTACAtattttgcaccattctgtataaactgaTATGTGCGAAAATCCCAGGATACCAGTAGTATCTGAAATACTCACTCTCGGgacggcaataccatgactgaggtgcccttgagcaaggcaccgaaccctccacaactgctccccgggtgccacagcataaatggctgcccactgctccaggtgtgtgttcagggtgtgtgtgtgttcactgctgtgtgtgtgcactttggatgggtcaaatgcagagaacgaattctaagtatgggtcaccgtacttagccgtatgtcatgtcactcactcacactagCCCAACTGGAACCAGCACAACCATGTAATGTTTAAGGTCACTGTGAACACATTTTACCTTGTTCCAAATATTTGATGCTAATATGAACTGAAgttctgtatctgcatgatttttgcactgtgctgctgccacatgttTGGATAACTGTGCAGGTGTTAAAaatgcaggtgtacaggtgttatcaataatggaaTTGGTGAATAATGAGTGAATACTGctattagaaatatatatatttaaatagaaaaatggTTTGAATTTGTTCTTCAAACCTTATTTTTTCCTTCAGTAGCATTTAATAGCATGTTCTCCTCCTTACAGTTGATAGAGGTGATTGTAGAGTTTTCCCCCAGAGTTCCctcagtctgtgtgtctttattgCTCTGTGATGTTTGCTCAGCCTGAGTCTGCTTTTGTGATTCAGCACAACTTGCTGTCTTGCTTTCCTCCTCCATCTCCTTTCTCTTCTCCATCTCTGTTAGTGCCAGCCTAAGCTGAGCTACCTCATTCTCCTTCATCTCCAGCATTGCCACTGGAACAAACCGGGCCTGAAGGGCCTCCTGCAAGGTGTCCAGCTCTGTCTTCTGCTCATGTAGTTCTCTAATGAGACTCTGATTTTCCTCATTGGTTTTCTGCTGCCTCAACAGTGCTTCCTGAACCTGGCTTTGTGCCTGTTGAAGCGCATTACTGAGTGAGCTTCTTACAGACTCATGCTCTTCTAGGCTGATGTAGCTCTTCCTATCCATCTCTCGCTGAAGTATCTCAAGCGTAAGATCTGTCATGGTGGTTTTTGGAGAACAAGGCTTCCATTCCGAAGGGGTTTGTATTTCCTTGCAAGCCATTTCATTTCTTTGAGCCTCCTGACCTGCCAATCTTGCCTGCAGTGCATTTGTGTCCTCTTTCTGCAGCAGCTCCTCAGTGAGTTTGTGTACCTCCTGCAGGAGCTTGTCATTCTTCTCTTTTTGCTCCTCAGCTTCTTTCTTGCTCTGGCCAAGCTCTTCGTGTGCTTGATGTAGCTCTGCTTTGGTCTCAAGCAGTTGCACTCTCAGCTCCTCCACTAGGTTCTCACGCATGGCTACCAAATGTCCCTGCATTTGCCTCACTCTGGCCTCTGACCCAGCCATTCTACGCTGCACCTCTCCCAGCGCCTCCTCCAGCTCCCAAGCGCGATTATGAGCCTGCTGTAATGCTCGCTCACTGCTCCTCCTCAGCTCCTCATAGTCCTGAGTGCGCATGACCAGAGCTGCATCCAACCTGAGCAGCTCATCCTGGACAGCAGTATGCCTCCTCCTCATCTCCCACAGCTCCCTCTTAAGGAGATCAGTCTCACCAGCCAGCACCTCCTTCGATTTGAATGAGACAGGAGCTGCTGAATGAGGGGCATGATGTCGAAcctgaaacagatttttttccagAATTGATAATGCAGTAATTCATCTGGTGAAATATTCTTTCAGCAGATCTCTTTGAGCAGACAAGAGCTTAACTTCAGATTACATACTCATAGCTGAAACTGTGTCACATGTCTAATAGAAAATGTTATGATTTGCCCACATTACAGAAATTTGCTTTCTGATCCTAATCAAATTGACAGATAATGGCAGAGAGGGTATATAAAAAATGGAGTGGCTGAAAGTCATGTTCATCATGTCATAATGAATacaaagatttttaaatataaagaagGACAGTAGAACTAAGAAAAAGAGACCTACTTGTGCATAATCCACATGATAACTCTGCAGGTTTTCTTTTCCTTGAAGACACAGAAACTGAAGTTCAAAACAGCAGGCTGACCATGTTGTACTGATTACAATACTATAGTTCTACTCTTACCGATGTCTGAGTGGCTGCCATATTCATTCTGTAATTTAGATAACACTCGTTAATGAAAGGTTAATGTAACTAAATGCTATATAAAAAATGTCTGCTGGTTTAGTGGAGAAAATCTGTCTGGCTGGGTGCCAGGCTTAATCTCCATTAGCCACCATTCACCTATAGCTACTGTAGTTACTCACTGTATGCTGCTGTGGTGAAACCGTGTTAGGAAAGCTGACCCCTGAATACTGGCCTTTATCAGGAGCCTTTGA
The DNA window shown above is from Tachysurus fulvidraco isolate hzauxx_2018 chromosome 13, HZAU_PFXX_2.0, whole genome shotgun sequence and carries:
- the uacaa gene encoding uveal autoantigen with coiled-coil domains and ankyrin repeats isoform X1 — its product is MKSLKQRLKKHEASNSTTDWNKYDERLLKAVEDDDVEKVTSTLRKGAVATKQDAEGRSSLHLAASNGLINSLNVFLAHGVNLRTADAAGKTALHLSSRGGHSACVQRLVQCKSPVDSTDLHGRTALHEAAFAGHTTIIKMLCGSGAAVNSVDKDDRTPLIIAAQMGHSRACQQLLNCGASVNLRDKQNKTALILACEHGHREVVEVLLKHKPDVTAVDLHGHDLCHYARLSGDQALIMMIKQAWDEASKEASKTGPKLHQQRSVNNETHALVRKKSVQAPDKGQYSGVSFPNTVSPQQHTNEYGSHSDIGKENLQSYHVDYAQVRHHAPHSAAPVSFKSKEVLAGETDLLKRELWEMRRRHTAVQDELLRLDAALVMRTQDYEELRRSSERALQQAHNRAWELEEALGEVQRRMAGSEARVRQMQGHLVAMRENLVEELRVQLLETKAELHQAHEELGQSKKEAEEQKEKNDKLLQEVHKLTEELLQKEDTNALQARLAGQEAQRNEMACKEIQTPSEWKPCSPKTTMTDLTLEILQREMDRKSYISLEEHESVRSSLSNALQQAQSQVQEALLRQQKTNEENQSLIRELHEQKTELDTLQEALQARFVPVAMLEMKENEVAQLRLALTEMEKRKEMEEESKTASCAESQKQTQAEQTSQSNKDTQTEGTLGENSTITSINCKEENMLLNATEGKNKDSDIIVETEGQRAAQNSSSTPSSVCNLVHSDCTILQAHINSLQQQLENSERHYRQVLGIYRSRLLSAAQGYMDEEARLALLQIAQMRQECVC
- the uacaa gene encoding uveal autoantigen with coiled-coil domains and ankyrin repeats isoform X2 — encoded protein: MKSLKQRLKKHEASNSTTDWNKYDERLLKAVEDDDVEKVTSTLRKGAVATKQDAEGRSSLHLAASNGLINSLNVFLAHGVNLRTADAAGKTALHLSSRGGHSACVQRLVQCKSPVDSTDLHGRTALHEAAFAGHTTIIKMLCGSGAAVNSVDKDDRTPLIIAAQMGHSRACQQLLNCGASVNLRDKQNKTALILACEHGHREVVEVLLKHKPDVTAVDLHGHDLCHYARLSGDQALIMMIKQAWDEASKEASKTGPKLHQQRSVNNETHALVRKKSVQAPDKGQYSGVSFPNTVSPQQHTNEYGSHSDIGKENLQSYHVDYAQVRHHAPHSAAPVSFKSKEVLAGETDLLKRELWEMRRRHTAVQDELLRLDAALVMRTQDYEELRRSSERALQQAHNRAWELEEALGEVQRRMAGSEARVRQMQGHLVAMRENLVEELRVQLLETKAELHQAHEELGQSKKEAEEQKEKNDKLLQEVHKLTEELLQKEDTNALQARLAGQEAQRNEMACKEIQTPSEWKPCSPKTTMTDLTLEILQREMDRKSYISLEEHESVRSSLSNALQQAQSQVQEALLRQQKTNEENQSLIRELHEQKTELDTLQEALQARFVPVAMLEMKENEVAQLRLALTEMEKRKEMEEESKTASCAESQKQTQAEQTSQSNKDTQTEGTLGENSTITSIN